In Eleutherodactylus coqui strain aEleCoq1 chromosome 4, aEleCoq1.hap1, whole genome shotgun sequence, the following are encoded in one genomic region:
- the LOC136624653 gene encoding uncharacterized protein, with product MPPGKKVKTFTGSALSKSGPELKKSGTDSKKKKKFKKSAHGKKVTEPEPLRCYSPLVYDPEISLRELMQKYAKQPESYKISDFQEYETNVTQQGIVRMGVSNHISRFEIPMDIKQLETMTIHEYLRSYCWVCKRRQIYYKKFFDKFDKDKDGLLSILEIEIALNEVYFHEIDPGLMEDLMALINEGDEVFEAKLFFSVCALSERMFYSRLVTEDTSETDTERQWVESADFSSLSWKFEGCNINKPLKRLFSILYPDMGL from the exons ATGCCTCCTGGAAAGAAAGTGAAGACCTTCACAGGTAGTGCCCTGTCTAAAAG TGGACCAGAACTAAAAAAATCAGGAACagatagcaaaaagaaaaaaaagttcaagAAAAGTGCTCATGGGAAAAAAGTCACAGAGCCTGAACCATTACGCTGCTATAGTCCTCTAGTCTACGATCCAGAG ATAAGTCTGCGAGAACTAATGCAGAAATATGCAAAACAGCCAGAATCCTATAAGATAAGTGATTTCCAAGAATATGAAACCAac GTGACCCAACAAGGAATAGTCAGGATGGGCGTTTCCAATCACATTAGCCGATTTGAAATACCAATGGACATCAAACAGCTTGAGA CTATGACCATCCATGAATATCTCAGAAGTTACTGCTGGGTATGCAAGCGGAGACAGATATACTATAAGAAATTCTTTGATAAATTTGATAAAGATAAAGATGGTCTACTTTCTATTCTG GAAATAGAAATCGCTTTAAATGAGGTCTACTTCCACGAGATTGATCCCGGACTTATGGAAGACCTCATGGCTTTAATTAATGAAGGGGATGAAGTGTTCGAAGCCAAGCTTTTCTTCTCTGTATGTGCATTGTCGGAACGTATGTTTTATTCACGACTTGT CACAGAAGATACGAGTGAAACGGACACTGAAAGACAATGGGTGGAGTCTGCAGACTTCTCATCACTCAGCTGGAAGTTTGAAGGATGCAACATTAACAAACCTTTAAAAAGGCTGTTTAGTATATTGTATCCAGACATGGGACTCTAG